The following coding sequences lie in one Rutidosis leptorrhynchoides isolate AG116_Rl617_1_P2 chromosome 4, CSIRO_AGI_Rlap_v1, whole genome shotgun sequence genomic window:
- the LOC139841659 gene encoding uncharacterized protein: protein MQKYLKLLQESAMRFEHFKLAQVPMRQNKKADVLNKLVVLTFSHFQKQVWVEELPHKSIDNDLMVVSVGEEQPNWMEPILQYIHNYVLPNDKCEARLVRERAPMYIIQNNSLYRESYCGPMIQCVGPIEAEMIVDEVHNGSCALHSGYKIIAAKIMRMGYFWPSLYRDVAKIVKRFKSCQRHAPQNRMPRHDMIPVNSSWPFHKWAIDIVGPFPAGEWVLRNNDASRAEKLGKLGPNWEGPYQVVAINAAGSYKLTDIEGRNLPNVWHAALL, encoded by the exons ATGCAAAAATATTTGAAGTTGTTGCAAGAATCAGCTATGCGATTTGAGCATTTTAAACTCGCACAAGTACCAATGAGGCAAAATAAGAAAGCAGATGTGTTAAATAAGTTGGTTGTCTTAACATTTTCACACTTTCAAAAGCAAGTTTGGGTTGAGGAGTTGCCACACAAATCCATAGATAATGATCTAATGGTTGTGTCCGTTGGAGAAGAACAACCAAACTGGATGGAACCAATTTTACAGTATATCCACAATTATGTTTTGCCAAATGATAAATGCGAAGCTCGTTTAGTTCGTGAGCGCGCACCAATGTACATCATTCAAAATAATAGTTTATATCGTGAGTCATATTGTGGCCCAATGATACAGTGTGTTGGTCCAATCGAAGCCGAGATGATAGTCGATGAAGTACACAATGGTTCTTGCGCATTACATTCAGGTTATAAAATCATTGCGGCCaaaattatgcggatgggttacttttggccatcCTTGTATCGCGATGTGGCAAAGATTGTTAAGCGTTTCAAGAGTTGCCAACGGCACGCGCCACAGAATAGGATGCCAAGGCATGATATGATCCCTGTTAATTCGTCATGGCCATTTCACAAGTGGGCTATTGATATTGTAGGACCATTTCCCGCAG GTGAATGGGTACTGCGAAACAATGATGCGAGTCGAGCAGAAAAACTTGGTAAACTGGGACCTAACTGGGAGGGTCCTTATCAAGTTGTTGCAATTAACGCGGCAGGATCATATAAACTCACAGACATAGAAGGGCGAAATCTCCCTAATGTGTGGCATGCTGCTTTGTTATAG